The nucleotide window TAAAGTTATTGAGGTCACTGATCAGAATTTTGACGAACAGGTTACGAAAGGAAAGGGGCTGATCCTTGTTGATTTCTGGGCTGAATGGTGTGGTCCCTGCCGGATGATCGCTCCAATCCTTGAAGAGCTGGCGGTCGAGCATGAAGGGCAGATTACGGTCGCCAAGCTGAATGTGGATGAGAATCGACAGACTGCGGCTCGATTCAGCATTCGAAGTATTCCGACCATTCTCTTTTTCAAAGATGGAGCGCAGGTCGAACAGATGATCGGGGCCGCAGCGAAATCAGCCATCAAGACAAAGATCCAACCGCACCTATAACTCACTGCCCATCGGATACCCTGCCACTGCCGCCTGCGACCCCCGTCGAGTCCCATCCGCGGGTTTACCCTTGACCGATTTTTCTCCCTTGTGGTACGGTCACACCGTGTGTTTTCAGCGTTACATCCAGTTGCGCACATATGGCGGAGATGCTGCATCCATCGTTCGATGAATTTTTGCGAAAGACCAAAGAGGGGAACCTGATCCCCGTCTATCGCGAGATCCTCGCTGACATGGAGACGCCGGTCTCGGCGTTTCTGAAGATCGATCGTGGTGAGTATGCCTTCCTGCTGGAAAGCGTTGAGGGGGGAGAAAAGTGGGGCCGCTATAGCTTTCTGAGCTGTAATCCCGGCCTGGTTTTTAAAGCAAAGGGAACTACGGTTGAGGTGATCACCGATGCCGGGATTCGATCTCACACCGTCGACAACGATGTGCTGGAATCGCTGAAAGCGATCCTCACGCAGTATCGGCCGGTACGGACGGATGGCCTCCCCAGGTTCTATGGGGGGATGGTAGGGTTTCTGGCCTACGATGTCGTTCGACAGTTTGAGCGGATTCCGGCGACGACGAAAGATGACCTCGACCTGCCCGATGCCCTCTTCCTCCTGCCCGATACCCTGCTGATTTTCGATAACCTTTCTCATCGGATCAAGGTGGTTTCCAATGTCTTTGTTTCCGAGACCGCTCCGTCGCGGCTTCGAGAGGCGTACGATGATGCTGCGAGGAAAATCGATGAGATTGTTGAGGCGCTGCGGCGTCCGCTTGATGTACGCCACACGGGGGGCCGAGGCGCGGAGAAGCTGCAACTTTCCTCCAGCATGAGTCACGCGGAGTTCATCCAGGCCGTACATCGCGCGCAGGAGTATGTGCGGGCCGGGGATGTTGTGCAGGCGGTGATCTCTCAACGTCTGTCGACCAAGACTGCTGCCGATCCCTTCGATATTTATCGTGCCCTTCGAATCGTCAACCCGTCACCGTATATGTACTATCTGCGGCTGAGCGATTTTCAAGTGGTCGGCAGTTCGCCAGAGGTGCTCGTCCGTTTAGAGGAGGGGAGGATTGATCTTCGTCCGATCGCCGGCACCCGCCCCAGGGGACGCAATGATGTACAGGACCTGGCCATGGAGCAGGAACTCCTTGATGACCCCAAAGAACGGGCAGAGCACATCATGCTGGTGGACCTCGGACGAAACGATGTTGGGCGCGTGGCGGAGGTAGGGTCGGTCACCGTCTCGGAATTGATGACGGTGGAGCGGTATTCGCATGTGATGCATATCGTCTCCAACATCAAAGGGACGCTCGCTGAGGGGTATGATGCCTTCGATCTGTTGCGTGCCTGCTTTCCCGCAGGAACAGTGACCGGCGCCCCCAAGATACGGG belongs to Candidatus Methylomirabilis tolerans and includes:
- the trpE gene encoding anthranilate synthase component I, whose amino-acid sequence is MLHPSFDEFLRKTKEGNLIPVYREILADMETPVSAFLKIDRGEYAFLLESVEGGEKWGRYSFLSCNPGLVFKAKGTTVEVITDAGIRSHTVDNDVLESLKAILTQYRPVRTDGLPRFYGGMVGFLAYDVVRQFERIPATTKDDLDLPDALFLLPDTLLIFDNLSHRIKVVSNVFVSETAPSRLREAYDDAARKIDEIVEALRRPLDVRHTGGRGAEKLQLSSSMSHAEFIQAVHRAQEYVRAGDVVQAVISQRLSTKTAADPFDIYRALRIVNPSPYMYYLRLSDFQVVGSSPEVLVRLEEGRIDLRPIAGTRPRGRNDVQDLAMEQELLDDPKERAEHIMLVDLGRNDVGRVAEVGSVTVSELMTVERYSHVMHIVSNIKGTLAEGYDAFDLLRACFPAGTVTGAPKIRAMEIIEELERVRRGPYAGAVGYFGFSGNMDTCITIRTVVITDGTAHVQVGAGIVADSDPDREYEETMNKAKGVLKAIEMAESGDLLTGCAG
- the trxA gene encoding thioredoxin, producing the protein MASGKVIEVTDQNFDEQVTKGKGLILVDFWAEWCGPCRMIAPILEELAVEHEGQITVAKLNVDENRQTAARFSIRSIPTILFFKDGAQVEQMIGAAAKSAIKTKIQPHL